A segment of the Anaerolineales bacterium genome:
GCACACTTCGTGTGCTATCCTTACGTTTGTAGACTGAAAGGGACCCGGCCAATGCACCATCTGGACGCAGAGGCACTAGCCTCCCTCCCCCTCTTTGAGGGTATGACCCGCGAGCAGATCGAGCACGTAGCTCGGCTTGGCGAGGTCAGGATGTTCTCCAGCGGCGAGACGCTCTTCAACCAGGGCGATCCGGCAGATCGTCTATACGTACTTCTTTCTGGCCGGGTCGCCATCCTGTTCAAGCCGCACGATGGGGACCTGCTCTCGGTCGCTGAGATCGAACCGGGCGGAGTGTTCGGATGGTCCTCAGCCCTCGGCCGCCGAGCCTACACGTCATCGGCCATTGGGCTCGATGATTGCCAGACGTTCAGTCTGCGCGGCGAGGCGCTGCGCAAGTTGTGTGAACTGCATCCAGAGACCGGGGTGACGATCCTCGAGCGCCTGGCTCAAGTGATCGCCGATCGCCTCGACAGCACCCACAGCCAGGT
Coding sequences within it:
- a CDS encoding cyclic nucleotide-binding domain-containing protein — its product is AHFVCYPYVCRLKGTRPMHHLDAEALASLPLFEGMTREQIEHVARLGEVRMFSSGETLFNQGDPADRLYVLLSGRVAILFKPHDGDLLSVAEIEPGGVFGWSSALGRRAYTSSAIGLDDCQTFSLRGEALRKLCELHPETGVTILERLAQVIADRLDSTHSQVVDLLRLSMKPRG